The Candidatus Celerinatantimonas neptuna DNA segment TTCCCAGAACCGACCGGTGCAGTTATCTTCCGCATTGGCTTGCCGGGCAATCGGTTCATTCAACTCACGCATAAACCAGCTGATATCCATGAGTCTGTCCCGATAGGTTTGTGCGGACGCGTCAACTAACTTCAGGGCAAATGGTGTCAGTGTTTCACCCTGTTCAAACTGCTGGGTAAACCGAGTGCCTTGATGCAGCTGATGCCAGCGATGGAGCACTTCAGATGTGGACCAGTTTTGTGCTTTGGCCTCATTGATATGCAAGACCACATGCACATGATTACTCATCACCGCATACGCACATATATCAAGGGCAAATACGCTGGCTAAAAACAATAATCGTTCTTCTATCCAGCCCCGACGATGCTCATAACTTTTCCCAGTTAATACATCTTCACCGCATAAAAACGCCCGACGAACACAACGGGACACACAGTGATAATACGGCGTATCGCTGAGGCTGATTTGCTGACGTCTTGGCGTAGGCATACGGGGTTTTCTTCCCTGATAAAACTATCTGTATATTTATACAGTATTCTATCAATAATTCAACCTGAATGGCCCATTCTTTGGCATCGATGGACTGATACGATAACGGTTCATGAAATAGGTGGCTTAAATGACTAGTTTGTTCGAAGGATTAAAAAAACGCATGAACCCTTGCTACCACTAGGTTCATGTAGTAGGTGGCTTAAATGAAAAAGCTTACACCGTCTGAGTTTGCAGCGACCACAAGAACAGAATCAAACTCAGGTAATTTAATAGACATTACTAAGGGAGTTCTGGATTAGATCTTGGGGTCAGAAGTTAACACCCGGTTAAACGGCTGCCAACGCAATACCCAACTTACCGCAATACGCCGTAAACACAAAACAGTTGGGAACTGAAAATGCCACGCGTTGGCAGTCTGCTTGAACCGATTGCTAACTGCCAAATCTACTTAGTAATGATAACGACATGACAGGATTGTTATTGCTTGATCATCAACTGCATAAACCAAGCGGTTTGTATCGTCTATTCGCCGTGACCAGAAGCCAGCTAAGTTCTCCTTTAGTGGCTCGGGTTTACCGATACCTTCAAAAGGAGAACGCTTAACATCTGTGATTAATTTATTGATCCGTTTTAATGTTTTCTTATCTTGTGTTTGCCAATACACATAGTCGTTCCAGGCCTCATCAGTCCATGACAGTAAACGACTATTCATCAATCAAATCCCGTGCCGTCGTTTGACCAGCTTTGTACTGAGTAATTGAACGGTTCAAATGCTCAGCATTTGCTGGAGAACGCAACAAATGAACAGTTTCCATTAAGCTGTTGTAATAATCTAAGGACATAACCACAGCATCTTCGGCATCTCGGCGGGTAATAACTGTTGTGTCGGCATCATTAACCACACCATCTAAGACACTTTTCAAACCATTACGAGCTTCAGTGAAAGATACGATTCTCATAAGAACCTCCACATGTACAATTAACAGAACAAGTATATACACTCTATCTGAATATGTACAGATAATTGGACATGTAAACTCTACTGGCAGTTAATGCTAAGCTAAGTGGCTAACAAACTTGGTAAACAATCACAAACCCTTGCTAACACTGGGTTCATGCAGTGGGTGGCCTAAATTATTTAGAAAGATCTTGCACCTTTTCCGCTTTGACCTTAAGCCTTGGGTCTGGTGCAGTGAGAATTTCTAAAACTGCCATACTTACTTTCTAATTCTTGGAAGCTCATAACTCCTCAATCAGCCGACGCTTTAGCAGTCGGCTGCATTGATTTGTTAGCAATAATTTCTAGCAGACTCTCTAAGTCTGCTCCTTTTTCGGATTTTTCATTTATATGTGCTTGGTATGCTTGTTGATCTGGCCCCCAATCGAAGTACAGACCATTATTTGGCAACGACAGTTTTTCAGCCTGTGTTTCGCTCACAGCCAAGTTTATCTCTGAAAGTATTACTGGTGTGGAGTTGCCGACGAGCTTGGCAAAAACTGTAAGTTTGTAAGGACCAGCTAAAAAAGTAAAATTTGCGCCGTCTTCTGGTAATAAGAAATGATGATCGAATGTAATTCCTTCCTGCGGAACATAAAGACCGCTACCTCTCTTTAGCTCGCCTTTTTCTCCGTAAACCCAAATATTGAAATTTTGCTTTGACTCATGCCTCTGAACAGAGACATGAATGCTTTCAACAACTTGACCCCGTTTTGAACTGCTGTACAACAACGTACGTAAATAGACTTTATTTTTTCCGCGATCAAAACGGGAGCCATCAGGACCAAAAAAGATAACTGTAGGCTGCGACATTAGCAGCTTACCTTTCCTGAAGAATGTAAGCCACGCCGTTACCCCAGATACAAGCAGCGCTAGGCAGGAGAATACTAAACTAAGAACATATAATTCTTGCGGCATGACTCGATTTCCTTCTTATGGCTAAAACGCCTTGCTAAGCTGCTGCTAGAGGACCAACCAAGACATCCACTCTATTGACCTAAGAATAGCAGGCCTTTCAGTAAAATGAGCATGCAAAAAAGGTATTTGAATTCATGATCCCTGCCGACAAAAAGCTAGTTTCGATAATTACGGTTATACCAATCACACTAATTAACTGGCCAAATTTGTCTGATCTCTACAGCAGAGTGATATGACTCTGCTTTTATCTTCACTAAATCGGTTCCAAGCACTACAAAGCTTGCTGACGATATCTTCATAACCATCAAAGCACTGGTTTGAAGTGGGATGTCCGCGTGAGCCTAACCTCACGTTGCTAAACCACAATGGGGCAATAACTGCCAAGATACGCTTAAGAGCATTTGCCGAAAATATCAAACATTATGATGGTCATATAGGTTCAGGGGAATACCCCCTGAACCTATGGATTACTGATGAAAAACAGGCAGGTTCAAACCGTCTTTTACCAACATTTTACTGGCATCTTTCACAAATAATTTCAGCGGACACAGCTCTCCTTGAGCCGTATGACGACATCCTTTAAATGCAAAATCAGCACTTAATAAGGGATGCTGATGATCCAAATAGGTCAACCGGCGCCATTGATCCAAACTGCGGGCAACGAAACGAACACGAACAAATTCTTTATGCGTTCCTTTCTCATGAAAACGCGTGAAGTTCAGACTTGCACCTGGCGGAATATCATTCGCAGGATAATCTTTTAATGCCCAGTTAAAGCCCAGCATCGTCTGAATTTCAGCAATATTTGTATCATGTCCGACAAACATCACTAAAGGCCTACTCAAACGTTTATCGCCAAGCCAATGACGATGTAGTTTGGTTCCTTTTGTCAAAGCCGATAAAATCTGGCGCATCAGCAATGAACCACCATGAGCCGCGAATTCCGGCGTATCAGTCGCCAAATCATATCTTGCCGCATGAAGCGCCATTAAATCACGAACCGCATTTGCGTCGTAGCCATGCCCGAAAGCAACCTGACGAATGGGCAAATTATCGCTGTACTGCAGGCGAATAGTTTCACCAATTGTCGCGCCCACTGAGAGTGGTCCGGTGAAAGTTGGCTTTCCATCTGCTTTAAATTTTACCTTCCAGGGTTTATCTAAAAACTTACAGCTATTGCTATCCTTTGCGCAGACCGTCTGACGAATCAACTTCACTGCACTGGCATAACGCTTCGCAGCCTGCTCCGATGACCCCATCCGGGCCATAATCTGAGCTTTAATAACCTGCTTATCTGGATGAGCCTGTTTGAGGTGATATAACTCAAATAGCGGATCATATTTAGCGTGTCCGGTTTCAGGTACGATTCCACACCCCGGAAACATTCCATCAGCAAGGGCTTTTGCAGTCGTTTTAATACGTTGCTGAGAGCTTGCCCATAAAAAGACTTGATTAGAGCGAGGGCAACGGTTGGAATAACGCAGGTTAAACCCTTCTTGATGCCACTGCTTGAGTTGATAACTGGCCTGCTGCACAATTCCAGCATAACCATGCCCCGTCAGATGTCCATCAGCCACATAGAAATGGGGCCATTTTAAACCAGTCGCCTTATCTAGTTTCTCAGTATGCGTCTGAGGTCTCACTCCGTGGCGACTTAATGTCACCACTTTTTCTATCACAAATTGCGGAGTTGCCATAGCCACCTGACTCAACGAGCATGCTATAGCACCCAAGCAAATCCATTTTCCCAATTTGAATTGATTCATTACACTAGTCCTGAGGATTAAATTTTATACGAAAATCCCACTTCATATTCCGTTTGGCGCTTTGAAGATTTTGAACTAACCGATTCATTTTTGACTTCAACAAATGGTGTCCACTTTTTAGTCAGACTATAACTAGCGCTAACTTCATGTTGATAGTCATGGCGTGAATGATTATACAAATTCTTATTACCCTGATAATAGGTATATTCATATCCCACTTGCAAAGCGCCAAAGCTATGACTCGCAGAAACATCATATCGATTAACTTGTTTTGTCGACTTTGTCTTGTAGTCAGTCAATTCATCACGATAACGAACCGCAAACTGAGTCTGTTTAGTCAATGCATATTTAATTTTCAGAGACGGTTTATATTTATACTCATCCTGTTTACGGCTCCAGGAAAATCCTGGTTCAATCGCCCACTGGTGATCAAGTTTAAACGGATAACTAAAGCTCAGTTTAGTTTCGTGCCACCGGTCATCACGAAACGCATGACCGCTATCGCCATTGGACTGTTCAGCAGGCTGAAACTTCAACTCAGCCGATGCTTTTAAACCAAACTTAAAATGATTTGATAACGTGAATTCATCGGTATGAGTCCGTGAAACATCTTCATATTTATGGTCAAGTGAAATTTTAGCAGCAGATGCCTGAGCTGCCATACCCATACCCATGGCCATTATTAATGCACTTACAACTTTCTTTTTCATCAGTTAGTTACCTTTATGCTTATCATTGCTTATCGAGATGAAGATTCGGGCAGAAAGATAAAAGAAATGTATGACAAAAAAATGACACGGATTTTATTTAAAACCCTTATATGACGTAACGTTAGGGTATTTTTTGCAACTAAGTGCAATTATTTTTGAAACCAGGTGCAGTCAATTTTGCAACTAAGTGCAAAGCCTCACTGGATTTTTCTTTGAAATGCTCCTCTCAAAAACATCCATCCAGAATTTTTTTCATGACTTAAAATTGAAGTAAAATATTCATATTTGGCAGACAAAGATGTTTATCTTGATCTGTAAAAAATTAGAGATGAAAAAAACCTATCCGAAAATTAACTTGGATAGGTTTCAATCACGATGTCTAAGATTAAATTAATGGAGCTTTAGGCAAGCACACTTCGAACATAATCAGTCAAAACTGCATCCTGACTATTATCAAAGAAACACTGTTGAAATCTTTCACCACCAACAGCAGTTTTTACAAGTTCTGGATCCAATGCTTTTAAGCCATCCAGATAATTTTTACCGGTTGCTTCTTTAACCTGATTTAAGATCCCGGCGTTTGCAACTTGTGATTCACGACGTTCTGGTGGGTAACCCAGGCCAGTTTCCCCCGTAAAGGCTTTTTCAAAAATATAGCGAAGATTCAGTTCAGCACCCCAGCCAAACCCTTTTGCAAACGGAATTGCCAATGCATTCCCATTATTAATTTGTGCAAACAAGTAAGCATCGGCGGGATCAATACAATAACCACAAACAACACCAGGATACGCATTCAACGACATCAATGCGCCTTGACCTGTTCCGCAACCAGCAACAACAAAATCAACCGCCTTGGAATTCAAAAACAAGCTGGCAATAATCCCTAAATGGATATACGTCAAACGATGATCATTGTCGCCATTCATTCCGACATTAAAAATCTGATGGCCTTGCTCATCTGCAACAGCCTGCAATTCCTTGAGAATAATCGGGTTTTTCCCGGCTTGGCTGAATTCATTCATCAACGCGATTTTCATCTTGCGATCCTCTTTCTATGTCAGTTTTACGACAAATATAAAACAATGTTTCAATTAATGTACCACACTATTTCGATTTCAAAAACCTGTTTCTATCAGATAATTTTGAGGAGATTGATCCACTTCACTTTTTTCTTCTCTAAGCTTGCCAAATATGACGATATACATTCGCTGTACTGATGAAATGTTGATAAATCGCTGTCCTTGTATATACATGTATGGTATTAAATAGCGTATATATTTAATAATAAACATGAAGGATTGCACACCAATGTCGATAATCATCCACCCCGGTCATTTTACTCTTGATGAATTACGCCAGATTGCGGTCAACAGAACACCTATCGTGCTTGAACAATCTGCCTATCCAATCATCAAAGAAAGTCATCAGACTGTGA contains these protein-coding regions:
- the yoeB gene encoding Toxin YoeB — protein: MNSRLLSWTDEAWNDYVYWQTQDKKTLKRINKLITDVKRSPFEGIGKPEPLKENLAGFWSRRIDDTNRLVYAVDDQAITILSCRYHY
- the yefM gene encoding Antitoxin YefM, whose protein sequence is MRIVSFTEARNGLKSVLDGVVNDADTTVITRRDAEDAVVMSLDYYNSLMETVHLLRSPANAEHLNRSITQYKAGQTTARDLIDE
- the appA gene encoding Periplasmic AppA protein, translating into MNQFKLGKWICLGAIACSLSQVAMATPQFVIEKVVTLSRHGVRPQTHTEKLDKATGLKWPHFYVADGHLTGHGYAGIVQQASYQLKQWHQEGFNLRYSNRCPRSNQVFLWASSQQRIKTTAKALADGMFPGCGIVPETGHAKYDPLFELYHLKQAHPDKQVIKAQIMARMGSSEQAAKRYASAVKLIRQTVCAKDSNSCKFLDKPWKVKFKADGKPTFTGPLSVGATIGETIRLQYSDNLPIRQVAFGHGYDANAVRDLMALHAARYDLATDTPEFAAHGGSLLMRQILSALTKGTKLHRHWLGDKRLSRPLVMFVGHDTNIAEIQTMLGFNWALKDYPANDIPPGASLNFTRFHEKGTHKEFVRVRFVARSLDQWRRLTYLDHQHPLLSADFAFKGCRHTAQGELCPLKLFVKDASKMLVKDGLNLPVFHQ
- the kdgM_1 gene encoding Oligogalacturonate-specific porin KdgM; amino-acid sequence: MKKKVVSALIMAMGMGMAAQASAAKISLDHKYEDVSRTHTDEFTLSNHFKFGLKASAELKFQPAEQSNGDSGHAFRDDRWHETKLSFSYPFKLDHQWAIEPGFSWSRKQDEYKYKPSLKIKYALTKQTQFAVRYRDELTDYKTKSTKQVNRYDVSASHSFGALQVGYEYTYYQGNKNLYNHSRHDYQHEVSASYSLTKKWTPFVEVKNESVSSKSSKRQTEYEVGFSYKI